From the genome of bacterium, one region includes:
- a CDS encoding divalent-cation tolerance protein CutA, translating to MKYIQIFTATGTRKDAEKIARKLLVDKLAGCVQIFPVLSMYRWKGKVEKSKEYLCIIKTKKGLYKKVEKVIKEMHSYDVPEILVCDIVSGSKDYIDWLEQETGYIIKRLKSR from the coding sequence ATGAAATATATACAGATATTTACAGCAACAGGAACCAGAAAGGATGCTGAAAAGATTGCGAGGAAACTTCTTGTTGATAAACTTGCTGGCTGTGTCCAGATATTTCCTGTTTTAAGTATGTACAGGTGGAAAGGGAAGGTTGAAAAAAGTAAAGAGTATCTCTGTATTATAAAGACGAAAAAAGGACTTTATAAAAAGGTTGAGAAGGTAATAAAAGAAATGCATTCTTATGATGTGCCTGAAATTCTCGTCTGTGATATTGTTTCAGGAAGTAAAGATTATATTGACTGGTTGGAACAGGAAACTGGGTATATTATAAAAAGATTGAAGAGTAGGTAG